The genomic DNA ACCTCGTCCACCTGGGAAGCGGACTCGGACTCCACGAAGTCCATGTGCGTGGCGTCGCCCTCCTCGCCCACCGGCGCGTCCAGCGACAAGTCCCGCCCGCCCATGCGCTGCTCCATCTCGCGCACCTCGGTGGCCTTCACGTTCAGCTTCCGGGCGATCTCCTCCGCGTCCACCACGTTGCCCTCGCCCGAGCCCATCTTCTCCAATTCACGGCGCGTGCGGGCCAGCGAGAAGAACAGCCGGCGCTGGGCCTGGGTGGTGCCCAGCTTCACCAGGCTCCAGTTCTTGAGGATGTAGTTCTGGATGTAGGCGCGGATCCACCACACCGCGTAGGAGATGAGGCGGATGCCCTTGTCCGCGTCGAACTTCTGCACCGCCTTCATCAGGCCGATGTTCGCCTCCTGGATGAGGTCGGACATCTTGATGCCGTAGGAGCGGTACTCGTAGGACACCTTCACGACGAAGCGCAGGTTGCTCGTCACCAGGCGGTGGCCCGCGGTCATGTCGCCCTCGCGGAAGCGCCGCGCCAGGGCCTGCTCCTCCTGCACCGTGAGCAGCGGGTACTGGTTGATGTCCGCGAGGTACGTCGACAGCGTGTCCGCAGAAGAGAAGGAAGAAGAA from Melittangium boletus DSM 14713 includes the following:
- a CDS encoding RNA polymerase factor sigma-32; this encodes MQASSSFSSADTLSTYLADINQYPLLTVQEEQALARRFREGDMTAGHRLVTSNLRFVVKVSYEYRSYGIKMSDLIQEANIGLMKAVQKFDADKGIRLISYAVWWIRAYIQNYILKNWSLVKLGTTQAQRRLFFSLARTRRELEKMGSGEGNVVDAEEIARKLNVKATEVREMEQRMGGRDLSLDAPVGEEGDATHMDFVESESASQVDEVADRQQARLTRDRIQQALMRLDPRERFIIEHRVMGDSEMTLSELGEHFGFSRERARQLEIRAKDKLKTELASLMAEVGLDEAAASR